The Liolophura sinensis isolate JHLJ2023 chromosome 8, CUHK_Ljap_v2, whole genome shotgun sequence sequence TTGGCGTCAAacatctgctgggtgagttctgGGACAGTCAGTGCTCTGTACTGTTGGCTACCACGGGAGGTAAGAGGGGCAAATCCTGGCATGAAGAAGTGGAGACGGGGAAAGGGTACCATGTTGACAGCCAGTTTACGGAGGTCAGCGTTGAGTTGACCTGGGAATCGTAGACAGGTGGTCACACCGGACATTGTGGCGGAGACCAGATGGTTCAAGTCTCCGTATGTTGGGGTGGTCAGCTTCAGTGTTCGGAAACAGATGTCGTAGAGAGCCTCGTTGTCGATGCAGAATGATTCGTCGGTGTTCTCGACCAGCTGATGGACAGACAAGGTGGCGTTGTATGGTTCTACAACTGTATCTGATACCTAAAACAAGAATAGGACACTTGAATACACAGAGAAAACGAAATATATAATTACAAATTACAGGTTACACGTTTCCCCAAAGTTTACAGGctggaaagaaaatatttatattttttgtttttttttgcatgtagaCCAAATCCACTGTATATTGTCACAGTCCAAAGGTAGATATTTTTTCCAGTGGCAAATATTACAatcattatttgttttgttcGCCACGTTATATACCTTTACATGTAGGAAGAGGCGTAGCGGCTGAATTACATAAGAACATTATACCTTATGGGAAATATTAATGTTCTCTTTGATTTTTCGGTAGCGCGTAAAATATTATCTTACCTTTGGCGAAGGGACGACGGAGAAGGTGTTCATCACCCTATCGGGGTACTCCTCTCGGATCTTACTGATAAGAAGGGTACCCATTCCAGATCCGGTACCCCCACCCAGAGAGTGGGTCAGTTGGAAGCCCTGCAGACAGTCACAGCTCTCCGCCTCTTTTCGGACCACGTCGAGAACGGAGTCGACCAGCTCGGCCCCTTCCGTGTAGTGGCCCTTGGCCCAGTTGTTACCGGCACCGCTCTGACCGAAAACAAAGTTATCCGGTCTGAAGATCTGACCGAATGGACCAGAGCGAACGGAATCCATGGTACCGGGCTCCAGATCAACCAGGACGGCACGAGGCACATATTTGCCTCCTGCAAGTAAAAGATGTCGAAACAAATTTTCTTAGGGAAGAGACGAATTAGTCAGTTAAATGAagaatttataaaacattacagAGGAGATTTGagaaattatattatatacaaagTGGTTCAAGTAACGAGTAACTGTTATTGTTATTTGGGATGTATCTTTTTTAGCAAAGCACAGGTTAGGGCGCTGGGTCCACTGTGGGTTTTGAAACCTGACTCAAGACAGACTAAAAGTGTTTTCATACCTGTGGCCTCATTGTAGTAGACGTTGATTCTCTCTAGCTGCAGATCGGAATCGCCATGGTAGGTTCCCGTCGGGTCGATGCCGTGCTCGTCCGAAATAACTTCCCAGAACTAAAAAGAGTGCAAGCAGCTTATAGCTCATAGTTATTCCGTTATCTCCTGATGAACAATTTTTATTGCTTACAGTAATTATACCTTTGAAAATGAATAAActataaaatcatacttttatACGTGAAAACGTGCATTAAAAACAGAACTTCTGTCCAATGTTTTTGTATATCGATTACTTGTTTTGCATTCTGTggactgttttgttttctttcgaAACAACTGTTgctgaataaaatgtttttcaattttagATGGTTTATATAAAATACTTACCTTGGCACCGATCTGGTTTCCGCACTGGCCGGCCTGAAGGTGGACGATTTCTCTCATGGTGATAGGTGGTTTGTTGAACCGGCTGGTTAAGGGTGAAAAGGAAAGGAAATTGTTTGATAACTTCAGCTATACTGGCTACCCTTTTATACCACATTACTGTTGAACTACTCTTAGCAACGAACGAATGCCGCGACGAAAAGTAGTCCACAGGGTCTGCATAAACCAATGACACAGTTATTGGTGCCGGAATACTTCTTTGCGGAGTAATACCCCCATAAAACAACGTTCGCCCTTAACAGAGCTTGTCAAAACCTGCTGTAATCAATGTATTATCAAATGACGTCAACGGGCGTTCGAGAAAAGCTGAATAACATCATAGACTAGCGCTGTTTGTATTACCATCAGGCTCCATCTTTGAAGCACCAGCGAGTAAAACATGGAAtttataataaacaaacaaacaaactgaattTGCCCCATAGTTTTCTGCAATCAGTCGGCATTAAAAGCAAATAGCCTGCGGCGTTTGAATAACGTATTGATCTCTCTTCCCAGCATGAATTTTTCCATTCAAATCAGGAATATAACCCGATTATCGACCAATACTCTATTAACACTGGTAAATCCGCACTCGAGTGGGTATAAGCTATAGATGTATgtgaaaagtgtaattttaacCGCTTTATTTTCCactgaatatattttatattcgatttataaatgataaaatttctgtacaaagaatATAGAACAAACTTTATTGTTATCAAGATAACCCACCATGTGTGTTAGAGTATTTATTTGTCTTAAATTAgccaaatatatttacatactgtTTTGCTCGGTTTGGGTTCACGAATAAATTATAATTTGAACATGGTGCTATATTCATAACAAGTTCAACAAATACTCCcatggctacatgtatttctaaattCAACCCCAAATGAGGTGGAAACATATTCGGGATTTGTTGGGataatttaaacagaaatgaaatatgtatgagGGTCGAACTTTAACCCAAAAGAGAATAAATCCTGGAGAGTTCACATGGTCACCATCCACTCATTTCCTTTAACCCCACACCTTATAAGTTAAAGACCTCTCTCCCCAACCCAACATCGAGAGAATAGAGGGATCGTCTCCATAAACTGAATCCTATTTGATGTAAGTTAATAGCAAAAACTCTGTGGGTAAAATTatagcttttatttattttatttttttacttatgcTATCACCAAAGCCATACTTTTCACCGAAATGATCTGTACAAAATGTCATTTgaaactcccacatttattaaaatcatttaaaaacgTTATTTCGTGTCTGTTCCACAAAACTTTAAAGTACcgtaaaggaaaaaaaagtaattttactTTCAGGAAGGTGCGTCAGTTACATTCCCAGTAaatatgttttgtgtatttaGATATGTACATGGAATAAAAGCTACTCATGGCGTTACACCATATCGGAAATATTACAGCTACATCGTTACTGCGGACCATTCAAAATGCGCCACCAACAAACGGTATGCCGTGTATTGCccaatatgcttatgtaatatGAATAATATGCCAGCACTCCAGCAGCTCCATGCTGTGACTTAACGGATTAGGGTTTAATGTAATTACTTGTTATACATTACCTCTCCTATACCACCCAGCCTAACACCCCGCTACCCCCATGGAGTTATACAGTAGATTAGTTACACTGGGTTGGCGATGGTAAGTTGGGGCTTCTCCCTAACACAGTGTTGCTACGGCCACAAGTTTCTATGTATTTCTCACGTGGGTGCATACGTATAAATACAGCCAACAAACCCATGTGAAAGTATCACTTCGAGCCAGTGTCTCCAAAGCAATCAACCGCACCGTTTGAGTTCATTTCTTCCAATCACCATGAGAGAAATTGTTCACCTCCAGGCCGGCCAGTGCGGGAACCAGATCGGTGCTAAGGTGAGATATGTTACccagacatttcaaaatttcCTGCTTTCCTGGACCAAGTGAAGAGTTTGTGTTTAAGTGTTTTCCTGTGCAATGAAAAAGGAGTCAAACACCAATTAAGTTTCACATCGCTTCGTTCATGTTTGTCTTCCGTTACCTTCCGTTGTCTAATTTTTTCGCCTAATGATATCAGTCTATAATGATATGTAGTTGTAAAAATGGAATAGATAATAGTAAAGGGGATCGGGTTTATGAGTTGAGAAAACTGGGTGAGGACACCTAAACAAGCCTAGCAAGTAACCTTGGGTGTTATACAGAAATAATCGAAGAGACGCTATGTTATTTTTtccttattattattaacatacTTGCTGAAAGTATATAGGGATATTAATCTCAGTAATGATCTACTTTTCAGTTCTGGGAGGTTATCTCTGACGAGCACGGCATCGACCCGACAGGAACCTACCATGGCGATTCCGATCTCCAGCTAGAAAGAATCAACGTCTACTACAATGAGGCCACAGGTTTGTGTATTCTCCTACATTCGGTACGCGGCGCTTCACAAAAATCCTTACACCCTTTTTCTCATTTTGAGTATATTCAGATCCCCAAATGCTATAgattaaaaattattcaaaacgtATATTTTCTGTTAACTGAGATCAATGAATCAGCGACTCATACGTAAAAACGGCTTATCAGTGAATTGGGTAATACaagtatttaataattttccaTGCCCGAACCATTACGTGTAGAGTTTAAGAATGAGTCATAGCTCATTCTCGTAGTCTTTAATTAAGTTTAGTGTCATATTATGACGCTTTTTAAAGAATCCTGTTTTACACAGCAGAAATAATAATCTTTTAATCCTTTGCTGAGTACATTTCATCTAAGGCGATGTAGgatttaaataaagaataatttaCATGAAAGTACAACCTAAATTCAAATCCATTTTAAATAATACTTTGTTATTTTTCACAGGAGGTAAATATGTGCCTCGTGCCGTCCTGGTCGATCTGGAGCCCGGTACCATGGATTCTGTCCGATCCGGTCCATTCGGTCAGATCTTCAGACCGGATAACTTCGTTTTCGGTCAGAGCGGTGCCGGTAACAACTGGGCCAAGGGCCACTACACGGAAGGGGCCGAGCTGGTCGACTCCGTTCTCGATGTGGTCCGAAAAGAGGCAGAGAGCTGTGACTGTTTGCAGGGCTTCCAACTGACTCACTCTCTGGGTGGGGGTACCGGATCTGGAATGGGTACCCTTCTTATCAGCAAGATCCGAGAAGAATATCCCGATAGGGTGATGAACACCTTCTCCGTCGTTCCTTCACCAAAGGTTTGtacaatatcacaaaataatatctTGCCACTACTTGTAGATAAATCAATATTGAGATGTTCAGGCCACAGATATTGGATAATGACCTAATGTCGCAGAGTGTATGAAAGTGTATGAAAACAACAGCATTGGGAGAAGAAAGTTCAAGAAAGTAGAACCTAAGTTTGACGATAATTGCATCGACTGGAGGTGTCACACACAGGAGTAAAGCAGAGTAAAGTAAAACAATAATAGATAATAAAGCGTGCGCCATCGAAATGATCACTGAAATCCCCGAGCGTATGTAAAGCAGATGgatttaattttgaaatgttttcgtGTTAAAGCACATTCACCACAagacattttttattcattttagaTCAAAGTAGATCAAAAACAACTGCAGTTAAATATTACGCTCTGCAAGTTGGTTTTTAAATTTGGATAACATGTACATCGCTTTTATGCTTGTTTAATGGTTGGAGATGTTCTTGCTCTCAGTGTTTGTTAATTCTTTTGTAGGTATCAGATACAGTCGTGGAACCATACAACGCTACCTTGTCTGTCCATCAGCTGGTCGAGAACACAGACGAATCCTTCTGTATCGATAACGAGGCTCTCTACGACATTTGTTTCCGGACCCTGAAGCTGACCACCCCAACATACGGAGACTTGAACCATCTGGTCTCCGCCACGATGTCCGGTGTGACCACCTGTCTGCGATTCCCCGGTCAACTCAACGCTGACCTCCGTAAACTGGCTGTCAACATGGTACCCTTCCCGCGTCTCCACTTCTTCATGCCAGGATTTGCCCCTCTCACTTCCCGGGGTAGCCAACAATACAGAGCTCTGACAGTGCcagaactcacccagcagatgtTTGATGCCAAGAACATGATGGCCGCCTGCGATCCCCGTCACGGTCGTTACCTGACCGTGGCCGCCATGTTCCGCGGTCGTATGTCCATGAAGGAAGTGGACGAACAGATGTTGAATGTACAGAACAAGAACAGCAGCTACTTTGTCGAATGGATCCCCAACAACGTCAAGACCGCTGTCTGTGACATTCCTCCCAGAGGTCTCAAGATGTCCGCCACATTTATCGGTAACAGCACGGCTATCCAAGAGCTGTTCAAGCGAATCTCCGAACAGTTCACGGCCATGTTCCGTCGTAAGGCTTTCCTCCATTGGTATACCGGTGAGGGTATGGACGAGATGGAGTTTACTGAGGCCGAGTCCAACATGAACGACTTGGTGTCGAGTACCAGCAATACCAAGACGCCACGGCCGAGGAGGATGGAGAGTTTGACGAGGAAGGTGAAGCCGAAGAGGATGCCTTAAACAAAACTAACCAATGGGAAATTACCTGGAAACGATCTACTGGCAACGACTAAAGGACATGACTTGAACGAAACGTTTTAACAAAGAAACTGATTTGTTATATGTTAGAATATTTCGTTAATGCAAGAATACATGAGCATAATTGGCAGTTGAATCATTTGtcattatttatcaattttataCAGTGGGTTCAGCTAGTGAACAAATGTTTATAATAGTTCGCTACCTCCAGAAATAGTATTATAAGTTAAACTGCATTTCtgagaaaaaatgttatttttggtacCGGTAAGAATCTGTTGCATTTTTAGATCATTTTCGTTTAAAAAAAAGCATCTGGAACAATTATTTTTGCTTTCAATTTTCGCCATTTTCTAACTTTTACATCAAAGATATCTCAAAGCATATAAACATTGTAACTTCATTTGTTTCTAAAAGCATTAATTTGAACGgcagaataaaaaatattttattcgaTTATATCTGGTGTTTTATcgtttcacattttatttttttctttacaacgCCATTTTCATACTGAGCATGACCATTCAGGACATATTTGAGACGACCAGATAGCAAATGACAACACGCGCTGCGTTTGCTTGATGCCCGTACGTCAAGGTGGCGTAAACATTGCGTCCAACACCTGTCGTGCTGGTTGCCAATGGTAGTAACGTAAATCTCGTGCTTCGTGAATCTTGCCTCCGATTTTCCTCTTGAATGTTAAATttggtgtgtgtggggggggggggagggggggcagTGCGTAGGACCGATCAGCCTTTCAACTTTTTGACGTAACTGGGAGATATTCGGTATATTTGCCTGTAACTGGACGTTTCGGCGGCAAATGGCTTTCAAGATCGATATGATTAAATTATCAAGAGAACTTGTATGGTTTGATTTCTTCCCCATCTTAGCTTGAATGTGGTGAGTTGTGTTGTACTtacattaaaacagaaaacgAGAATCGAGAAAAAAACCCATCGCACTTTTAACTATATGATAAACCTACTGACGTAAAGCTGCAGCCAGACAAACTATATGGCTGGCAAAACGCCTGTACTCACGTGCAACATGGTTTCCCTGAAACTGTAAGCACAAAACCGAAAAATCGGTGTAAGGagcaaatatatatgttttttcgCACCCATGTACAAATATCTTTATATTTTACTGACTATATAAATGCCGACATAGTTTGTTCTACATCGAAATTTAGTCAACAGAAAATATAACGCTGCTATTCGGGAAGTGCGATCAAATATCGACCGGTAATGGCAAAGTCTTTCAACATCTGGCTTAGTTCCCGCGTgatgtgtgacgatttcaatccaCGTCATAAGCtgttactgcaaaaactagtgtgtcaagcttattccatcaaacgccgtCACTCCAAGTTtcctaagttttacaatgagtataattctcttataagtaaatatggacagagcgtccagaatctctggcgttctgcttcataactgtgtctaattccgctgaACCCGGACTAGGCGATGTATATTCATCGATTTGAATTAGCTCGCtgcgttggatatatgaacagttgtaatcaaagcgcaagtgaaatacatattttgtcacCAACAACCGATGTTCTAGTATgaggtacacgatttgaatactgagttgcctagaacatacctcGGTCTTTCCAACATCGTTGCAAACTGATGACTGCCTCTCTTTGCGTGATTGCTtttttttcgtactttatatactttcttagttctttggtggtttgtgttttacgtcgtgttGGGAATAGGCCTTGCGATTATAGACCTTGAACGTCCGGATTGGTTGACGCCTGCGGAGGccggtatacaaatgtctgtttcaacgcacaGATACAAGGT is a genomic window containing:
- the LOC135472905 gene encoding tubulin beta chain-like; protein product: MREIVHLQAGQCGNQIGAKFWEVISDEHGIDPTGTYHGDSDLQLERINVYYNEATGGKYVPRAVLVDLEPGTMDSVRSGPFGQIFRPDNFVFGQSGAGNNWAKGHYTEGAELVDSVLDVVRKEAESCDCLQGFQLTHSLGGGTGSGMGTLLISKIREEYPDRVMNTFSVVPSPKVSDTVVEPYNATLSVHQLVENTDESFCIDNEALYDICFRTLKLTTPTYGDLNHLVSATMSGVTTCLRFPGQLNADLRKLAVNMVPFPRLHFFMPGFAPLTSRGSQQYRALTVPELTQQMFDAKNMMAACDPRHGRYLTVAAMFRGRMSMKEVDEQMLNVQNKNSSYFVEWIPNNVKTAVCDIPPRGLKMSATFIGNSTAIQELFKRISEQFTAMFRRKAFLHWYTGEGMDEMEFTEAESNMNDLVSEYQQYQDATAEEEGEFDEEGEAEEDA
- the LOC135472904 gene encoding tubulin beta chain-like, translating into MREIVHLQAGQCGNQIGAKFWEVISDEHGIDPTGTYHGDSDLQLERINVYYNEATGGKYVPRAVLVDLEPGTMDSVRSGPFGQIFRPDNFVFGQSGAGNNWAKGHYTEGAELVDSVLDVVRKEAESCDCLQGFQLTHSLGGGTGSGMGTLLISKIREEYPDRVMNTFSVVPSPKVSDTVVEPYNATLSVHQLVENTDESFCIDNEALYDICFRTLKLTTPTYGDLNHLVSATMSGVTTCLRFPGQLNADLRKLAVNMVPFPRLHFFMPGFAPLTSRGSQQYRALTVPELTQQMFDAKNMMAACDPRHGRYLTVAAMFRGRMSMKEVDEQMLNVQNKNSSYFVEWIPNNVKTAVCDIPPRGLKMSATFIGNSTAIQELFKRISEQFTAMFRRKAFLHWYTGEGMDEMEFTEAESNMNDLVSSTSNTKTPRPRRMESLTRKVKPKRMP